A stretch of DNA from Pseudoalteromonas ruthenica:
TCGCAAACGCCTTACTTTAGCAGCGTCCGCGTTTATGCTGATATTCCTGCTCGGACTAATGGCGAGGTGCCGATTCGTGTGGAAGTCTTGCATAAACCACAAGACAGCTTTGAAGTCGGGGGCGGCTATTCAACGGACTTAGGCCCCAAAGCCAGATTCAAATGGTCTCGTCCTTGGATCACCGAAGACGGTCACTATCTTGAGAGTAACCTGAATATTTCCAAACGTCAGCAAGACATCAGTTTTGCCTACACCGTGCCGGTGGACGACCCCAATGACGATATCTGGCGCTTTAGTCTGGGCTACAAGCTTGAGGATAATGTCGATACGGATATCTTCTCGAAAACACTGACTGGCTTAGTGCAAAGACAGTGGAAAGTGGGAAAAGATTGGATACGCACCGCATTTTTGCGCCGAGAGTATGAAGAGTTTCGCATTGGTGAGCAGCATCAGCGCACTAAGATGTTGCTACCCGGAGTGAGCTTTGCCCGCAAGCAAAGTAAAGGAGGCACCACGCCGTTTTGGGGTGAGCAATGGTTAATCAGCACCGAAGTGGGCACTGAGCACTTGGCTTCGACCACCGATATAGTCAGAGTACAGCTACAGTATGCGTGGTTAAACACTTATTGGCAGCGCCATATGTTTTTTACCCGGGTCAATCTGGGTGCTATTTACGTGGATGATATTAATGACGTGCCGGTTTCTATGCGCTTCTTTGCCGGCGGCGATCAGAGTATTCGCGGCTATAAATATGAGTCTATCTCGCCTGAGCGTAATGGCTATAATATTGGTGGTAAATACCTAGCCACCGGCACCTTGGAGTATAATTATCAGTTTGCTGAGAATTGGCGGGCGGCGCTATTCGTTGATGCTGGAACCGCCACCAATGACTTCTCTGAATCATGGTCGGTTGGCACCGGCTTCGGGGTGCGTTATTTAACCCCAGTGGGCCCCATCCGTATTGATCACGCGTGGGCATTATCCACACCTAATAACACCACTCGTTTGAGCATTACTGTGGGGCCGGAATTATGAGCAAAGGGTATAAGCGTATTCTCCGTTGGTGTGGCGGCCTTGTGGGCACTATTTTAGTGACCTTATTTTGTTTGTTATTTACTGAGGTAGGTAACAAGGGTATTGCCTATGTAGCCAATCATAGCGTTGACGGGTTGCGCATTTCGCTCAAAGAGGGGCGGTTTTTATATGATGACCCATTTGATATCTCTTTTACCAGCGAGCAGATAAGCATCGATGCTGAGGCTGTGCGTATTGACTGGCAGTTATTGGGTTGTGCTGGGCTGTGCTTTCGCCAAGTTGGGGCTGAGTCGCTGACGGTGCAAGTAGCCGATCAGCAAAACGACAAGGCGGCAGCGACTGATGCAATGCCGCCGGCCAGCGAGCCAATATCACTGCCGACTATCACCATCAAAAGTCTATTTTTAGGACAAGCCAACTTCCGTGCTGCGGGCCTTAGCGTGTCAGCACGGGATTTTAAATCAGCGCTTGAGGCGCATCAACGAGACGTTAAGGTGCAGCCGTTGCGTCTGCGCTCGCTTGAACTTACTTTACCTGAGAGTGAGCAGCAGCCTTCCTCAGCACCACTTGAGGCGCTGCCACCGTTACCGCCTATCGCTTTTGATTTAGGCATCAATGCGCAGCTTAAAAGTGCACAGGTTGCTGACATTATTATCACTCAAGGGCAGCAAAGCCATCGTATCAGCGATTTAAAAGTGGCTGTGGCACTGCAACAACAGCAGTTGAGCGTTTCACAACTATCAGCCGCCTACCAATTGCCTGCTGATATCGCGACAAACGAAGGGGATACACTTGAGGCCCAAGCTCAGGGTCAATTCTCTTTTGCTGATGGCAACCCTTTAACACTGTCGCTGCAACTAGCTGCCATGGGCGAGCGCAGCGAGCTTTCATTCACGGGCAGTTTAGATGAACTTAATGTCCAGGCGCGTAATCAAGGCAAATATACCTTCGAATTAGACGCACAGGCACAATTACGAAAGCAAAATTGGCCTTTTGAGTTGGCGTTTTCACACGCACCTTGGCAGCTTGAGGTGCAGGGCCAGCCGTTACAGGTAGAACGCACCAACATTAATGCATCGGGTACTTTAGATAACTACCGCTTAGATGTTGATGCATTGACACAGCTAGCAGCATACCCACAAGTGAGCACTTCTTTACAGGCTCAAGGAAGCCTTAGCGGCATCAACGCTGCGCCGTTGCAATTGCGAGCGAATGATAGCCACGTTGAGGTAACAACATCAATAGCCTGGCGCGATGGTATTAGCGCTGATTTTTCTGCGCAGCTAACTAATTTGCACAGTGAGTACTTATTAGACACCGTGCGCAGCGATCTATCGGGCCAGCTGCAAGGCCGAGTGAGTGTTGAATCACCCCGGCAGTGGTGGGTGGAGCTTAAACCGTCGTCATTATCAGGCACGATAAACGAGCAACCGCTCACATTTAATGCCGAACTGAATATTGATAGCGATCTCAGTGGCGATATTCATGCTTTTAGTGTGCGCCAAGGGGAGAATACATTGGTTATCAATGGCCGCATTGATGAGCAGTGGCAACTAGCCGGCGAATTAAACTTGTCATCATCATCGCCACTTTATCAAGGTTATTCAGGGCAGGGACACGCTCAGTTTAGTATCGAAGGGCAACGTTTATCTCCTAAGCTGCAATTGCAATTGCAACTAGCGACTCTGCAAGGTGAGGGATTGCGAGTGAGCGACGCAACATTAGATATTACAGGGCAATATCAACAAGCCGACTTAGAATATGACCTGGATGCAGAAGTAGCTAATGTTAGCCTTGATGGCCAAGTTATCAAGGGCATTCAAGTACAGTCTCAGGGCTCACAACATCACCAACAAAACTATATTCGTGCTGGATTAGCTCAAGGGCAAGCGCAGTTGGCGTTTCAGTCTGAACTGCAACAGCAGCAATTGAGCTTGGCAATTACCGAGTTGGAATTGCGCGGCGACGAGTATCAGGTCGCACTGGAGCAAAGTACCGAGTTGGACATTGATCTGGCCCAGCAGAGCGTGCGCACTAAGCCCTTTTGTTTAAAGGGCAATGCCATGCACTTATGCATAGAGCCCAGTGATATCAGCGCCAAGCAGGGATACGTCAATGCTAAGCTTGACTACTTTCACTTACAGTCTCTTACCACTTTGCTCGGACCCAACCTGGGTATAGAGGGGCAAGCGCAAGGACATGCGCAGTTGGTATGGCAAGATAACCAAGCAATGCAGATTGATGCTGAGTTCCATACCCAGCAATTACAAGGGTTGTATAGAAACCAAGGGCAGTTGCAGCGATTGCCTGTGGAAACCTTAATGATAAAGCTAAGCAGTGATGCAAAAAATGCCAATGCTAAGCTAAGCATAGACTCCTCAGTGGTTGGCAGTATTGACGCTGATTTAGCCGTAGAGGATATCACTCAAGCGCAACAACTCTCTGGAGAGGTGCACCTAACAGATACCGACATCAGTAAATTCGCTCACTTTGTGCCTGATGTGAGGAAGTTAGCGGGCAAGTTAAGTGCTAATCTAACTCTCAGCGGCACGTTAGCGCAGCCCTACCTTAATGGTGAGCTCAAGGCGCATGAATTGGCAATTGAAGGGGACGCACTGCCGGTAGCACTTGCTAACTCTCGTCTCGAAGCTGAACTCGATGGTGAGAGTATGACCTTGGAGGGGGAATTGCTCACCCCTGATGGTGGCAAGCTTGCTATTGACGGCTCAGGTGTGTGGCTCAGTGATAATCCGGCACTTACCATTTCGCTCTCGGGCGAGCGCTTTATGGTGGTACCGCAGCAAGGGGTCAATGTCGCGATTTCTCCGGATTTAACCATAGATATTAGCGCCCAAAGTGTGCAAGTTGATGGTCGTGTTGATGTTCCTTACGGACGTATCAAAATCAAAGAGTTGCCTAAAGGAGCGGTACAGGTCAGTGATGATGAAATCATTGTGGATGCACCACAAAAGCAGCAAAGTGCGCCATTCGCTTATCAAGTGCAGTTAGATGTGGGCGTACATGACGATGTGTATATAGACTCGTTTGGCCTAAAGTCCTACATCATGGGCGACTTGAAACTAACCGCGAGTAATGAAAGTCCGCCATTGGCAAGTGGCGAGTTAAAACTGGTGGATGGTAAATACCGTGCATTTGGCCAAGATTTAGTGATCCGTACAGGGCAAATTGGGTTCAGTGGTGCGCTTGATAAACCTTACTTAAATGTGCGCGCGATCCGTAATCCAGACACCACCGCCAACGGTGTGATAGCGGGTATCGAGTTAATCGGAAATGTTGAACAGCCGAAATTAAACGTGTTCTCGGAGCCGGCCATGGATCGTTCACAAGCGCTTTCTTACGTGCTTAACGGTCAGCCTCTTGGGGATGGTGATACGAACACCGATGCCATGCTAACGCAGATTCTTCTAGCCCAAGGTCTCAATCGCAGTGAGGGATTTGTATCGCGAGTAGGGGAAACATTTGGCCTCAGCGATATAACCTTAAATTCAAAAGGCAGTGGTGATGATACTAAGGTTGAAATTGCTGGCTATATCGCGCCGGGGATCCAAGTAAAATACAGTGTTGGTGTATTCGAGTCTATCAGTGAAGTGGCTGTGCGCTACCAAATACTGCAAAAACTATATATAGAGGTAACCAGCGGGCTTTATGATACCTTAGATATATTGTATCGGTTTGATGTGGACTAACGCGTGTTTAAATGCTGGCTATGGGCATTGTCTTTATTACTGGTGATATGCGAGTGTGGTGCGCAGCAGTCGGTGACGATGCGTGTCGCACAGGCCGATCATCCTTATATGCAGGCGTTATTTACTAAACTAGCTGAGCGCATTGAGTGTTTGCACCAAAAGCAGGTCACATACCAGTATGTTGACCATCTGCCATCACAGCAACGAGCGATTCAACTGTTGGGGGATGAGCACGGTATTGATTTATTCTGGGGTGTGACTTCGCAGCAGCGAGAGCAACAAGGGTGGGCGATTTTAATCCCGATAGCCAAAGGCTTACTGGGTTATCGCATTGCGCTAGTGCGCTCTGATAATCCCGATATCCTGGCGCAAAAAAAGTATATAAGCGATTTTTCATCATTACGAGTGGGTCTAAGTGAAGATTGGCCGGATGCCAACGTGTTCAGCCGTAACGGTTTCACGGTGGATGCATTTTCTAAATCATCGTCTCATTACGATATGCTGAGAAAAGGCCGCTTCGACTTTCTGCCTGAGGAGCTCACAGCATTTGACCCCCAATCACTGCCTGAGGGGCTTGTATACGACAAACACAATGTCTTTTATTACCCGTCGGTGGTGTACTTGTTTGTTGCAAAAGGAGATAAACAGCGCCACCAATTGCTGAGCTCGGCGCTGCGAAGCTTATTTTCAGATGGCACCATAGAGCGCTTACTGCACACCCATTTAGTCCCTAATATTGATGCGGCGGGACTGGCAACACGCAATTATATTCGCTTGACCAATCCGTTATTACCCGCCTCAGCACCGTTACATATTTCCCATTATTGGTATAATAATAAACAAGGAACTCGCCAATGATCACACGCCTACTAATAGTTGTGAGCCTAGTTTTAAGCGCGACTACCAGTGCAGACGACAATCCCTCTCCTACAATCATTATTGATAACGCCGATGCCAGCGAATGGCGAGCCGTTACTGATGAAAACTTAATGATGATTACCTTAGCGACAGGGATAGTGTATCTGGAGGTAAATCCAGAGCTGGCGCCGGCGCATGTTGAGCGCTTGCGCTCACTAGCTGGCCAAGGCTTCTATCGTGGGCTAAGTATGTATCGTTTTGTCGAAGGCTTTGTTGCCCAAGGCGGCGCTGGAGACAAAGACACGGATGTGCCGGCGCTGAAAAACGAGTTTGTCAGTCACAGCGAAACAACGCGGCCGTTAGATATCGTCATCAATGAAGATGATGGTTACAGCGCGCGCAGTGGCTTTATTAATGGCTTTGCCGTCGGCCAAAATAAGCAGGGCACACAAACGTGGCAAATTCATTGTCCTGGCGCATTAGGTATGGCGCGGGGCAATGGAGTCGACAGCGCAACCAGTGAATTTTTTGTAGTGCTTGGTCAGGCACCGCGTTACTTGGATAAGAACATTAGCGTATTTGGTCGCGTACTTGCGGGCATGGCCCATATACAGCAGCTGCAGCGCTCGCCAAAGCCGGGACAGCCTTTTAACCCGATTGTTGATATCCAATTTGCCGATCAACTGCCTGCTAAGCAGCGCCCGGTAATTAAAGTAATGCGCACCGACTCACACAGCTTTGCAGCGCTCGTTGCAGCGCGTAAAAATCGCCCCGAGGCGTGGTTTGTGACCACGCCTGATTATATTGATACCTGCGCCATGAATGTACCGACGATTATTGGCGGTTAATGCGCACGTCAAATAAGGTTTTATCGCTGTGCGTGGCGCGGTAAGGGTTAATATCCAGGCCGCCACGGCGAGTGTAGCGGGCATAGACCTCTAGGGACTGCATGGGCGCACAGGCCATAATATCGGTAAAAATGCGCTCCACACACTGCTCGTGAAACTCGTTGTGGCTGCGAAATGAAATCAGGTAACGCAGCAGCGACTCATGACAAAGAGCGGGGCCTTGGTAGCGTATAACCACGCTCGCCCAATCGGGTTGTGAGGTGATCAAGCAATTAGACTTCAATAAGTGACTATGCAGGGTTTGTTCAACTTGCTGCGCATCCTCGGCTAGGCGCAGTAAGCTTGGTGTCAGCTCATAGGTATCGACGGTGATATCGAGCTCATCGATGCACTGACCTGGTAATGCGGTGGCTGCGAAGTGCTGATAATCCTCAGGGCCATACAGTGTTACTTGCACGTCACTTTGGGTCGCCGCACTTAAGTCTTTGGCCATGGTTTGCTGCACTGCTTGCATGCTTTCAAAACGGCTTTGATTGAAGCTATTTAAGTACAACTTAAACGATTTAGACTCAATAATATCCGGGCTTTGACAAGGGAAGGTAAAGGTGGCCACCGCGACCTGTGGTTTGCCTTTAGGGTTAAGCCACGATAACTCGTAACCGGTCCAAATATCCTCCCCTTTAAAGGGCAGGGCACGCTCATCTATTTGCAAATCATCACGATTAAGCTTGCGTGCTATGGGATAAAGTAGGGATGGATCGTAGCTGTCTTTATACTCAGTTGCCTTGCCGAGTAGGCTGGCTTTTAACTCTGGGGCGTTGCTGTAATCTGTCATGCTGTGCTATTTGGCGTTACAATATGGCGTAATTATACCTAAATTATTTGAGGCATGCATGAGCGTAAGCACAGAACTTCGGCGCTGTTTACAGGCACACATTAGCAACGAGCAACAACAGTATGGCCGTAACCCGCTGGCGTTTTTCGACCCGGACTCGCCAAGCCCTGCAGCCATTGCCGGCACTGAACAACAGCAGCAAGTTCAATGGCAAATTCATGAGCGTACCCCCAGTGCTGACTTAAATGAATTGGCAGCAGCCCTGGAAGTGCCTTTCCCACAACAACTGAGCGAATTATTTGGCAGCTACTACAGTGGTAATCTGCCGGCGAGCATCGACGGTCATGGCGTGGAGCTCCTTTTACCTTGGAACGAGGACGACTTTGTACGCTTACAGCAAAATATAACCGGTCATGTATTAATGAAACGCCGGTTAAAGCAGCAAGACACCGTGTTTATTGGGCTGACTGAGCAGGATGATTTGTTGCTGAGCGTGCGATTGAACGATGGTGCAGTCTGCTTAGAATATGTCGGTAAAGAACCGCACCATGTTTTGGCGGATGATATCAGCTCGTTGTTACAGCAATTAGACGTGCTGTAAACACTATTGGTGATCCCAGGAAATATTAGATACCAACTGACATTGTTCACAGCGAAAGTCGAACAATCCAAACCATGGCTCTGCTAGATGCCAATGACCATCGCAGCTTGGGCAGCGACGTTGTTGCTCGGCTGTCAGGCTCTCGCCACCGACACGGTACAAGTAATAGTAGACTGGCTTTTTGGTTAGATAACGGATCCGCTTTGCCAAGTCCAAGCCGCGACGAGTCAGGTCGCTATCAAAGGCGCTGATCTCATGCAGCGCCGCAAATTCGCAGCGTGTTGCACCATTAATTTGGATTTGATCGCATGCCTGCCAGTCTTCTTGCCATTTTATCAGTGTCTTGTAATCGCCGTTGGCGATAGCAGGAATGTGATACAGCGGCACCGGTAAAAAATCATCACCACAATACAACGGGCTGCACGTATGCAAATAGGTGGTGTAAAGAATGTAACTGCTCGGTGCAGCGCAGTTATCTGCACTATTGGCGTGAATATCTTGCCCTATAACCTTGACCTTGGGCGCTAACAACCCGGCATCGTTTAGTTTATCGAGCGCAAACTTCACAAACGGACTGTGGTTGAGCGGGTGCAATGAGTCCTCTTCTGGGCACATTACCCGAGTCACGAAGAAGCCTTCTTTCAATACGGTTGGAAATTCATCGCCGATGATTTGGCCATTGGCTCGAAGCGCCACCACCGTCTGATTTATCGCCTGTTCGGCAGCGCTGAGTTGGGTATCTTGGTAACAGTCAAAAGTGAGGTCTACAACAAACATTCGCTATTTTGAGTTCTCGAGCAAAGCGAGTAGTTTATCAAGTTTTTCCTCAATGCGATCAAGTTGTGTCGACTTTTGTTCATTATTCGGCAATTGTGGCTCTATGACCATATTTTTGAATGCCTCGGGGTTATTTTTATATTGGCTTACAGCGGCAATAATCATTGGCATCGGCACGGGCTCTTTGAGCATCGCTTTGGTCATTGCTACGGTAGGTGTTTTGTTTTGTGCTAATAAGGCTTTGATGGCGTCAAAAACCACAGGGTTCATACAAATGGATTCCTTCTTTTTAATCGCTGAACAGTATAAAGCAAAGGGCCGCAAGAGCCCTAATTTTGAATGTTCAATATTAACGAAGAAAGTATGAACCACACCTGTCTTGGGCGAGCTTTATCGCTGTATTAATGCCTTAGCTGGGCGTCTAACTCGTCAATTAATTCGCACCAATCCGCATCTTGTTCCAAAGATTCTGTAATAAAGTGGCGCTGCGCCTGTGACCAAAACGGCGCATCAGCGAGTTTGAGCTCAGGGCTTAATTTGTGGTCAGTCACAAATTGTTCAATTTGCTCATCGCTGCTGGGCAGGCCGAGCTGTTGAAAAAGGGTCGTCATCGTATGTTTTGAGGTATCCATATAATGTTTCCATTGTGCTCATAAAAGGCTATGGTTAACTATAGAACAACAACGATAACAAGGAAATACCATGCTCGGCGACTATAAAGTTAGGTATCTTACTCCGGAAGATTTGAATGTGGCTGCGAGCCTGATTTATCAGGCTTATCATGACGACCCGCTAATGCGAGAAATATTCAGCGCCGAGAGCAGTAAAACCCAAGAGTATGAAAAAAAGTTACGCGCGCTCATCCGTGAAGAGCTACACAGTTTTTGGCAGGCCAAGCAACCATTAGTTGGCTTGTATGTTGATGATGCTCTGCGTGCCATTGCTTGTGTATTTCAATCTGACGCCAGCATGCAGGCGGATCGCTATTGGCACTGGCGACTGAAACTGATGCTCAGTGCTGGTTATTTGACGACTCAGCAGCTCATTGAAAAGGAAAAGACCATTCGCAACGCCTTAAAAACGATGGGGCGCTACTTATTTTTAGCCTTTATTGCGGTGGATCCCCACTATCAACGCCAAGGTTATGGTCACTACCTCCTTAAAGGCCTTGATAATCTTGTTGAGGAAGATAACGAAACGCAAGGACTTGCTGTGTTTGTTACGCAGTCTCAGCATCAAACTTTCTTTGCTAACCACGGTTTTGAGACCATGCAAACATTGCAATTTAGCAAAGTCAGTGGAGAGTTGTTATTCAAAAAAAGCCCACATTGCGTTTAATGGAAATTTCAATGTGAGAGATTTCTCACATTGGTGTGGGTTTAACGATGAATATGTACCTACCTTTAGCTCTATAACAAGTTTAACCTATTGATTTATATAGGCTGCTTCATTGTTTCTACATTATTGCAATAAAACTTTTTGCAAAGCACTTGCTGCATCTTTTTGGCTTTTCTCTAAACTTATCATTGTCAGGACGACAACAGTGCAGGATGCACTTGGCTAAGGAACGGATGTAGGCCAACCACGCAAAGTAATGCAGGAATAGTAATGGAATAGACGGTAACGGACGCCGTTAAAGGACAGGAGCACAGGACGTGCAGGGAAGGCGGGATGCCTAGGAATGGCCAAGGAGGCAAGAGGAACACTTCAGGATGAAGCAAGGAACAAAGCACAGGGTGTGCATCGGTTAGATAGGGTAATCGAGCAAGGAAAGCAAAAGGGACGACCTTAAGGTCAGCGGTGATGGATACCGCGCAAGGATGATGCAGATTAGGGCGTGACTTACAGTCACGCCTTAGTTTTTTTTAGATTCTGTGCGGTGGGATATCGGCCTTACGTAAACGTTCATTCTCCATCCACAACTCTCCCTCGTACAAGGTTTCGCCGTCACTGGAAAACTCAAACATAAAGCGGCTGCGGATCCCAAGCTTACCATTACTTAAAATCGCTAAACGCCACTGTTTGCAAGCAACACTAACAAATTGCACGCCTAATTGTTCAGCTTGACGCTGAGCATGTAACCGCGCAGTTTCTGCCACTTTACGGCGATACCAAAACAACGCTATCACGCCACCACACAGCAGCAGAATCCATAAGGTTTTCACGACGAAAATAACCCACCAATTGCACGAGAAAGCGCATCAGAACGCTGCTCAGACCGTAATATAGCTAATACATGAGGGCGCAACATTGGGATTGCAACTAAGTCGGCAAAAATACTGGCGAACAATGGCTGCTCAGTGTCTATTCTACAGCAGTGCTCTAAGAACTGTGCTAAGGTTTGCGGTGCTTCTAAATAAGCCCAAAGTCGCCCAGCGATGACCTGGCATATGTCAGCATCCTGGCCGTAATCACTGTTCATTACCTGCCCCAGCGCTTGTTCAACCAGCCCCACTGCGCGTGCACTGCTGATGGCGCGAAGCGCATCAATAAGTAGCGCTTTATCCTGATGTTGAATCGCTTGATTGATACTTGTGAGTAGGGTTTGCGCTGCTTCAGTACCTAGCTCACTATTTTCTAGCTGGGCAGCGAGAGGTTGGCGTACTTGTGCAGGTAACTGCGACCATGCTTGGCACAGCAGGGCTTCATTATCTTGATGGTCAATGCGCGCAGCAAAATCGGCAAGGCCTTGCACAGCGACGCTTTGCCAGTCTTGCCAGCCCAACTTACCACTAAAATATAGCTGTGCATGCTCATAGTACTGAGATGCGCTTTGCCGTAACTCTACTTTGATACGGGCATTGAAAGCGGCACGCTTATTGGCATTGGGAGTAAATACATAAGGGTTATTATCGAGTTTGCTTTGCTCACCCTCAGCCCCGGTTAACGATGTGCCAATGGCTTCTAGCACCATATTGGCAAAATGGTCACGACTCGCTGCTACCAGCTTACTTTGCTCATCCAACGGCATTTTCAAAAACCACACATAAGGCTCACTCGATGCTTTTGGGTCCCAAAACTGAATCGCCAGTAGCGCATGCTGTGCCAGTGGATATGGATAAGGAATAGTTGTCGACTCAATATCAGCAAAGGTTGCTTTATCTATTTTTTGCACCCGACGACCAATGTCAAATACACGCCATGTGGTGCCGGCGGCATCTAATAATTGTGCCAGTGTGGCGATGTTGTCGCTCATACGCGGCTCCTGGAAAATAAAATTCCGCAAATTATAGGCATATTGCGTCATCAACCCAAGAGAAATGCTAATATAGCGTTTTTGAAGTTACCGCAATAACCGTGTTATGTCGTATTCCATCACTCAATTGCTCACGCAGTTGCAAGGTGAATTAGCTAATGCAGGCTTATGGCAAGATAAGCCCGTTGCTGAGCATTTATTGCAATCCAGCCAACCTTTTTGTGTTGATACCTTGAGGTTCGAACAATGGTTGCAGTTCGTCTTTATTCCCAAAATGCGTGCCCTAATACACGCAAGACATCCTCTGCCTTCGGCTATAGCCTTAACACCCATGGCTGAGGTCTATTGGTCAGGGCGGTATGCGCAATTGCACACAGTGCTTAAGCGCATAGATATTACTCTCGGAGGGGGAGAGTGAACGACTTAACAGATTCGGTAAATGTTGCACCAGTAAAGCCGCTCGATATTCTATATCGTGATGAGCACTACATCGCTATTAATAAACCGTCGGGACTACTGGTTCATCGCTCTTTTTTGGATAAGCATGAAACCCAATTTGCAATGCAAATGCTGCGCGATCAAATCGGTCAACATGTGTATCCACTGCATCGCTTAGACAGGCCCACATCCGGTGTATTATTGTTTGCGCTTAGCAGTGCCGCCGCCAATCGTGCAGGACAGCTGTTCAGTGAAGGAGGGATGCGCAAACGTTATCTTGCGTTAGTCAGAGGTTTTGCCCCTGAGCAGCAATGTATCGACAGGCCGCTAAAGGAAAAACTAGATAAAATTGCCGATAAATACGCGCAACAAGACAAGCCAGCACAATCAGCGCGCACTGATATACGTTGCTTGTTGCAAGTAAGCCTGCCTATCGCCTTAGGAAAGTTTCCCAGTGTTCGTTATTCGCTGGTGGAGTGTTGGCCTAAAACAGGGCGTAAGCATCAGATACGTCGCCATATGAAGGGCATTAACCACCCTTTGATTAACGATGTAAACCACGGTGATAATACGCAAAATCACTTTTTTGCCGAGCACTTCGAGGTTTCGCGGCTAATGCTGTTTGCAACCGATGTGTACTTTGGGCATCCTTACAGCGAAGAATTGATTCACATTAATGCACCACTAGGTGAACACGCACTCGCCGTTTTCGAGCGCCTCGGGTGGCCGGTGTGTGAGCAAGCTTATTATGCGAAGGAGTTTTAAATGGCCAAGATTAATATTTTTTACGGCAGTGTCTATGGCGGTGCGGAGCGTCTAGCCGACAGTGCCGAGGAGCAGCTACAAAAGCACGGCCATGAAGCCACAGTGATCGATAACCCGCAAGTGGAAGATGTTAGTAACAGCGAATATATATTAGTGATCACATCGACCACAGGGCAAGGGGATATTCCCGATAACCTCATGCCACTGTTCGCGGCTTTACAAAGCCAGTTTCCTTTATTAGGTGGCACCCCGTTTGCGGTCATTGCCATGGGGGATAGCAGTTATGGCGATACTTTTTGTGGTGCGGGTAAGCAAGTTGAAGAGCTGTTGATGGAGCTGCAAGGTAAGCCGCTGCTGCCACGCTTAGATATTGATGCCCTAGAGGACTTTGATCCCGAGCCGGTGGCGCAACCTTGGTTGGCTCAGTTTGCTGGTGCAATAACCAAGTAGCATGATGCCTTAAGACAAAAAAAGCGCTCTATATGAGCGCTTTTTTTAGCCGCGTTTTACAGCCACAATGAGTTTGAGCTTTTGCCCAGGGTAGAGGTATTTTTTACCGTTTAAGTTATTCCATTTGCGAATGTCGCCAACGCGCAGCCCGAATTGCTTAGCAATGCGTGATAATG
This window harbors:
- a CDS encoding autotransporter assembly complex protein TamA, which encodes MFCRFFILLSILIWPAVTAHAAVQQATTITGYSINGLSGELEENVALYLVQLKGEVPSRQLQRYASAQVKASMRALGYYHSEVELSLERSEGKAQVIANIIPGKATRIARLDYQFSGPGEDDQQLKAVLDSLPLQQGQVVHHGQYDSAKSAIDRQLLELGYFDAKWQQSKLAINRSQHSAEVVLHVQTGPRYDYGPINISSDTPASNYIYSLAHFKTGQPYRATKVSEFNLALSQTPYFSSVRVYADIPARTNGEVPIRVEVLHKPQDSFEVGGGYSTDLGPKARFKWSRPWITEDGHYLESNLNISKRQQDISFAYTVPVDDPNDDIWRFSLGYKLEDNVDTDIFSKTLTGLVQRQWKVGKDWIRTAFLRREYEEFRIGEQHQRTKMLLPGVSFARKQSKGGTTPFWGEQWLISTEVGTEHLASTTDIVRVQLQYAWLNTYWQRHMFFTRVNLGAIYVDDINDVPVSMRFFAGGDQSIRGYKYESISPERNGYNIGGKYLATGTLEYNYQFAENWRAALFVDAGTATNDFSESWSVGTGFGVRYLTPVGPIRIDHAWALSTPNNTTRLSITVGPEL
- the tamB gene encoding autotransporter assembly complex protein TamB codes for the protein MSKGYKRILRWCGGLVGTILVTLFCLLFTEVGNKGIAYVANHSVDGLRISLKEGRFLYDDPFDISFTSEQISIDAEAVRIDWQLLGCAGLCFRQVGAESLTVQVADQQNDKAAATDAMPPASEPISLPTITIKSLFLGQANFRAAGLSVSARDFKSALEAHQRDVKVQPLRLRSLELTLPESEQQPSSAPLEALPPLPPIAFDLGINAQLKSAQVADIIITQGQQSHRISDLKVAVALQQQQLSVSQLSAAYQLPADIATNEGDTLEAQAQGQFSFADGNPLTLSLQLAAMGERSELSFTGSLDELNVQARNQGKYTFELDAQAQLRKQNWPFELAFSHAPWQLEVQGQPLQVERTNINASGTLDNYRLDVDALTQLAAYPQVSTSLQAQGSLSGINAAPLQLRANDSHVEVTTSIAWRDGISADFSAQLTNLHSEYLLDTVRSDLSGQLQGRVSVESPRQWWVELKPSSLSGTINEQPLTFNAELNIDSDLSGDIHAFSVRQGENTLVINGRIDEQWQLAGELNLSSSSPLYQGYSGQGHAQFSIEGQRLSPKLQLQLQLATLQGEGLRVSDATLDITGQYQQADLEYDLDAEVANVSLDGQVIKGIQVQSQGSQHHQQNYIRAGLAQGQAQLAFQSELQQQQLSLAITELELRGDEYQVALEQSTELDIDLAQQSVRTKPFCLKGNAMHLCIEPSDISAKQGYVNAKLDYFHLQSLTTLLGPNLGIEGQAQGHAQLVWQDNQAMQIDAEFHTQQLQGLYRNQGQLQRLPVETLMIKLSSDAKNANAKLSIDSSVVGSIDADLAVEDITQAQQLSGEVHLTDTDISKFAHFVPDVRKLAGKLSANLTLSGTLAQPYLNGELKAHELAIEGDALPVALANSRLEAELDGESMTLEGELLTPDGGKLAIDGSGVWLSDNPALTISLSGERFMVVPQQGVNVAISPDLTIDISAQSVQVDGRVDVPYGRIKIKELPKGAVQVSDDEIIVDAPQKQQSAPFAYQVQLDVGVHDDVYIDSFGLKSYIMGDLKLTASNESPPLASGELKLVDGKYRAFGQDLVIRTGQIGFSGALDKPYLNVRAIRNPDTTANGVIAGIELIGNVEQPKLNVFSEPAMDRSQALSYVLNGQPLGDGDTNTDAMLTQILLAQGLNRSEGFVSRVGETFGLSDITLNSKGSGDDTKVEIAGYIAPGIQVKYSVGVFESISEVAVRYQILQKLYIEVTSGLYDTLDILYRFDVD
- a CDS encoding peptidylprolyl isomerase, whose translation is MITRLLIVVSLVLSATTSADDNPSPTIIIDNADASEWRAVTDENLMMITLATGIVYLEVNPELAPAHVERLRSLAGQGFYRGLSMYRFVEGFVAQGGAGDKDTDVPALKNEFVSHSETTRPLDIVINEDDGYSARSGFINGFAVGQNKQGTQTWQIHCPGALGMARGNGVDSATSEFFVVLGQAPRYLDKNISVFGRVLAGMAHIQQLQRSPKPGQPFNPIVDIQFADQLPAKQRPVIKVMRTDSHSFAALVAARKNRPEAWFVTTPDYIDTCAMNVPTIIGG